TGAAATGATATGGCTtagtagatttctttttctttttttttttctgagacagagtctcactttgttgcccaggctgcgattctcctgcctcagcctcctgagtagctgggattaaggtgcacaccaccatgcctggctaatttttgtatttttagtacagacggggtttcaccatgtcagccaggctggtctcgaactcttgacctcaagtgatctgtctaccttggcctcccaaagtgctggaattacaggcatgagccaccgcacctggccaatgtaTCTTGGTTGATTTCTTACATTACTTGATATCTGTAACATTTAACATTGTTAACTACTTAACAATACATTCTTGGTTTTCTCCCAACTCTAAGGGTGGTAATTCTTCTGTTTAAGGGATCTTATGATTAAAGTTTCTACATATCATCTTAAATCtctgaaaaatctgaaatcaCTTCAGTATAAAGGTTTTCTTAAGGTCTAGTCTTTTCCCTTTTCACAGCAAGCCAAGAGAACTAGTGATggaaaatcttttaaattatgtGAAGCTGATTAGTGACACATAGAAGCTTTGCCTAAGCAGAGGTGGGGCAGCTGTGTCAATGATGCAGCTATACGGGGGCTGAGATGGACTCTAGGAGCTGTTCCCTGAGACTTGAGAGCTCATCacaatttctccacatctgtaGATGCTGCAGAGGAACCGAAGGAGCAGCTGAGGTCAGCGCCTCTTCACAGCTCTTATGTTCACAACACAATCAGAGTTGTTTATTCTGGCATTCAACACTGTCTGACTCTGCTGAAACATCTCCTTTCCAAGGCTTTCCAGAAGGGCTGTCTAGGAAAAGGATGAAATGGAGTTGGTGCCGTGTGACTTTTAGTGGGATAATCCAATAGTAAGTGATTAGTCACCTATTGAATCTAAAGATAAGCAATTAGAATTTGGCTCTATTTTCACTAACTTACATGGATCCTCAGTGCTCTACCTTTAGATACTGACAAGAAGAAAAAGCACACATTTGTGAAGCTGGGTCCCTGTAGCTTGTGTGGAGGAAATGGTCTCATTGGGATGTTGTAAGCTGGGATCAGAGACCCAGGCACTAATTCAGATTCTTCTGCTTGATGATGTTGTGGATTCACTGTCACTGAGTTTGGTCCAAGAACCAGAAGAAGCTTAACATCTCCAAACATTCTCTTAAATGGAAGCATTAAGAGCAGACATTAAGTTGTTCTTGAGCATTGATGTAGCCCTAAGGATAAAAAAGCTATAGTGTGGAATTCATTTCCACACTTTTTATCCAGTGCGGTATTTTGGGCATTGTCATAAAGGACGCTGGACCATGGGAAGCTGTGCTGATATATATGGTTCATTTACACATGCTTTGTGGCCATCATATTTCCAATGTGATTCTATATTCTTGAGTAAATAAACTGACAACTCAAGCTAATCTTATACAAGTGTATATGTGTAACCTTGATACATCTCCATTGTCCACCTGAAACAATACAGCTTATAGGTATGTTCTGAAAATTAAAGTTGTTACAATTTGTTTATAATTACGTAATCTTTTTAAAGAGTTAGAATAATGTAAGTGCAGCATTAATATTTacttgactttttgtttttaaagtacttCACCAAAAGTTCATTCCTGAAAGCTGAGCTACATCTGGGCTGTTTCATGTTGTGGACTATGGAAGACCTGgtttaaaacttattttcatcACCCCGGGTAAGTCATTTATTCTTACAAAGATGTCATGAGAATGAGATccctcaaaacagaaaaataaccacTCTTacagtaggagaaaaaaatgcttagGTATCTTAGGTGTGGGTGCAGTGGTGATGGTAGTACTGGGGAAGGAAGTAGTGGTACTGGTAGTTAGCATAATCTTATGAAATAGTCATACGATTTCATATATCCCTTAAGCATTTttcatttatcccagagaaacgGTCAAAAACCCATACCCTTGCATATAAAACATTCAATAACCTAAGAAAAAAGGAActtcctcaacatgataaagaCTACATATGAAAAAGCCAGAGCTAAcgtcatactcaatggtgaaaagactgaaagtttttctcctaagaacaaaaacaagaaaaggatgtaCCCTTCTGCTACTTTTATACAACACAGTACTACATATTCTTGCCACAGCAAGtgggtaagaaaaagaaagggtaTCTAAATcggaaaggaagaagcaaaactatctttattcacagatgacacTATTtacatgtagaaaaccctaaagaatgCACCAAAAAACTAGTTAGAACTAAATCtacaaagttgcaggatacaaaatcaacacaggAAACTCGGTTGTATTTCTATCCATTAGCGATGAacaatttgaaaaggaaatgaaggaaactattccatttacaatagtatccaaaagaataaaatacctacaaataACTTTAAGGAAGTGAAAGgcttatacactgaaaactaaaacattgctcaaagaaattaaagaagacataagtGGAAAGACagcctgtgttcatggattgtaAGACTTAAAATTGTTAACATGACAACACTCCCTAAAGCAATATGAGGGTTCAATGCACTCTGTAACAAAATCTCAATGGTGTTTTGGGCAGAAATCGAAAAACTGATCCTAAAATTCCTATGAAATTTCAAGTGACCCACAatggtatgtgtgtgcatacatacatatatatatatatatatatatatatatggaaaaaaggAACTTTTTTGACTGAAACAGTACAGTCAAAAGAGTGAaaggacaacccacagaatgggagaaaatatttgcaaaccatctaTCTGATAAGGGCTTAATATCCAGActctgaagaaaagaaacaatccaattttaaaaataggcaaaggactcaAATAGAcgtttcttcaaagaagatacaaaatagataataagcatatgaaaagatgctcaacatcattagtcattagggaaatacaaatcaaaatcacaatgagataccacttaaCAGCTACCAAGAtagctataattaaaaaaaaaaaaaccaagtgtTGCCAGGGATATGGAAAAACTAGAACTCGTGTagattgctggtgggaatgtaaaatggtgccttcactatggaaaacagtttggtagtttcccAAAAAGTTAAGCACAGACTTACCGTATGactcagaaattccactcctatgtATACATTCAAGAGAACTAAAACAACAGGTAAACAAATAGATTATTATatgtaaatgttcatagcagtattattcacaacagcccaTTGGctattaatgaaaataatctaaGTACCCATCATCAAAGGAATGGAtagacaaaatgtggtatatccatacaatggaatattattcagtcataaaaaaggaatgaagttctgatacacactacaacatagatgaaccttgaaaacgtgctaagtgaaataagccagatacaaaaggtcAAATGTCTTGGAACCGGCAAATTCACAGAAGTATAAAGTAGATTAACGGTTaccaggggagggagaaggggaacgGAGTTATTGCTCAATGAGAAGAGTTTATGTTTGGAGTGATGGAAAAATGttggaaatggatagtggtgatggttgcctaACATTGTGAATGTGATTAATGTCACTGAATTTACACTTTTacaatggcaaattttatattttatcacaaatAGGGAAAGGTAAAGTTTCTACAGCCTCATGAAGaagatctcttgacctcgtgatccacccgccttggtctcccaaagtgctgggattacaggcatgagccaccgtgcccagcccagagttaAGTCTCTCATTGGGCCCCTGATTTACACTCCTGGGcccacaaaaattattttctatacagtcactagaaaaaaaaaaaaaagaaattaagtactcatctaaaaactatttaaaaaagaacaatgaaagaaaccagaagaaactaggaaaaaattaagaagaatgaAGTGAAAATTAATTAACTAGGGAATAAAAATAGTAGTTAAGTAGAATAAGTCAAAAAGCTTATACTTTGAAAATACCTATAGATAAAACCTTTGTAAGACTGattacaaaaaaagcaaaaattgacaagatTAGTATCCAGAAATAAGACATAAACTCTGATATAATACATACTGATAGAATTCCAGGACAATAAATAGAGCATGCAGGTGTGTGACAGCAGATCTGAAAACACAGAGGGATGAATGATTTCCATTTGGTATATGGTGACCAAAATTGACCAAAGTAGGCGTGAAAAACTGAAAGGACCAATTTCAGAGAGGAAATTACAAGAGTGGTTTGATGTATAATGGCAAAAACCAACAGGGAAGTTTGGATAAACTATTACAAATATCCTCTCAAAACTATATAAGAGATtaagagaaagtaagggaaattCCCAGGGACTGGAGGAGTAAGCTACAGCTGGGACTGAAGCTCTGGCTGTCCAGCTTGCCAACCTCAGTAACGAAGGAGTTTAAAATACAGTGACTGTGGCAGGACAGGACATAATCCCACGGGACTGCATAAAGTGGGGAGATGAACTGAGACCCTGACATGAAGCTGGGGCACCGGAAATGAAAaggtaaattagaaaaaaaaaaaaaaaagaatcttccaAGAAAGCTCAGGTGTTTCAGCAAAGGCTCTAGGTGTGCTCTGTGTGTTTCTTCCCTATCACATGCTCAAGTCATCCCCTCAAGATAACTATTATCCTGGATTGTGTATTTGTGTTTACACAGAGTTCGGCttgattttaagtaaaaaattgtATACTAAGGGAGTCTTCTGTGACTTGAGTTTTTCACTTAGTATTGTgtttatacaaaaatttaaaccCTATGTTTACTGATAACCACAAGGAATAACAGacacaatatttaattttaaaaaggaacaaaatatcgAAACCATCTATATACTGTAATGTACCTTGAAATCAATGCTAgggaaaaacaaagggaaaacacAAAACTGCAATAAACTTCATCTTCTCTCCCAGGTTTTTCTTGAACAATTCCAACCCCCATTCCCTACTATGTATCCTTAACTTCGTAAGACAGTGAATGAGAAATTAATGCTAAAAGCCCTCAAATGAACCCCAGGGACATTTCCTGGgttttcccttctcccctctccaaCCGTGCCGCGAAGGGCAAGTCCCTCAGCCCTAAAGTCTGAGAAGGCCCACAGCGGTGGCTGCGGCAGAGGAGTGGGCTACCCCCGCAGAGTAGAGAGGTGTATAGTGGGGGATATCCATTGGGACTCCCAGTCCCAGGTGAAAGCACACTGGTGCCCCTGGGCAAGGAGGCCCGGCTGTCCCCACAACCTCCCGTGGGGAAGCATCATTGGTTGATCGACTGCCCATCTTGCTGCGGTTATAGAACCAAACTCGAACCACATCCTTCTGCAGCTGGAGGCACCCAGCAATGTGGCTGATTTGTTGGGGCGTGGGCTTAGGGCACCGCTGAAAGAATTTCTCTAGGCTGTTTCCGATTCGTCGCTCCCTGCTTGCCCGTCTCCACTTCCGAGACTGTTGCAGGATCATCTCCATTTTGCATAAGCCCAGAAGGTTCTCTGCTTCCACTTCTTCCAGCCACTTTTTCAGCAGTGGTCGCAGCTTCCACATGTTGGCAAGGCTTAGCTGCTGGGCCTCGAAGCGACAGACGGTCGTCTGGCTAAGCACCTTCCCAAATAGAACTCCCACAGCGATCCCCACATCGGCCTGTGAGTACCCTAGGCTCAACCTCTTCCGCCTCAGCTCCTTGGCCAGCTGCTGCAACTCTTTCAGTATGCCCGAGACGTCCTCTGGCAGCGGCAACTTCGGGATGCTCCGCAGGGCAATGTAGGGCCCAGGGAGGGCGCCTTCGGAGGGGCTTCGCAACCAGTCCCCTGCCTCACCAGCTCCAAGACGGGGCCTGCAGGGTGCTATCCAGCCACGGAATTCGTGTGGCCGGGGAGCCGGGGAAATCCTCCACACCTCAGGGTCTGGGCAGACGCCTGGCCTGACTGCTGGCCAGACCATCACCCTGCCAGGGGCCGCCTGGGTGCTCAACCAGGTCAGGGTGTCAACCCGCAGGGGCACTGGCCCTCTGGGGCCGCCCCCACCACTGCCTGGAAGGGGGAAGAAGTGGTTTGAGGGCCTGTGTCCGGCCATGGGTGGGATGGCACCCGCAGCAGCTCTGGTAGGAACTGATGGCCCTCGAGGCTTCAGAACAGCCACCGGCCCCCTCAAGCCCCGCCCCCCAGTGGGCGGAGAAGGCGTTACAGGCCAAGGGTGCCTGTGCATAGGAGGGAAATCTCGTAGATCCGTAGGAACTCCTGGGTCCTAGGGTTAAGGGAGTGAGCCCTCGACCCTGACCTTTGCTTCCAACTCCCATAGAGGTACAAAGCTCCCTTTTGGGATTTGCATCTCCAAGCTGTCTGGAGTCCCTTAGTCACTGCCTCCATCCTCTCCCTGAATAGAACCCAGGTATTTTCTTATGGCTCTTCAGAAACTCAGGACCCCTGATCCCCAGGAACTACCTAACTTCTTGTCTtcacaaataattattaaatatctatATGCCAGATATTGCTGGGATGAACCCTCAATTCATAAACTGCCCCCTCACTACTATCTTTATGGTCACAAGTACTGCCAATAGTTCCTCTTTGCACATCCCCAGTACCTGTGCCCTAAGAAACCTAGGCATCCCCGCTTGAGTTTCTAGTTAACATCAGTTTACTGCCTTAGATTCTACCCCCACCACTCCACCCCCAAACTGCCAGATTCCACTCCCTCACTGGGGCAGAACTTTGTAACTAATTCCATGTTTCTTCCCCCAGCCTTGAAAGTCCTTTTGTTTCCCATTCTAACCCAGCTTCTTGGTCCAGAGTTTCCTCAACCAACAGAGATCTAGGTGTGTGTCTTCTCTTTCCCACTCTAGAGACAGGTCTCTGAACTGGCCTGACCCACTGAGGATGCTCCCTGCAATATCTGACTCACCAACATCAGGCTCCTTTATCCTTGGGAACCTTATCCCACCAGAGACCCAATGATCTTAATTTGTCCCTCCATCATGCCCCTAGCTCAGGCATCCAGTTGTGGGCCCTGTGTGGAGAGAGCTAAGGAGGGGGCGGGCGGAGAAAGAGAAGCTCTGACCTCAGTTTCAAAGTTTCCAAAGAGTAAGAGCACAATGACCTTGGCTAGACAATCACAGCCCTTCATTCTTTAAACTAACCATGATGTGGttctgtccccacccacatctacTGAAATTGGTCTTCTTGAAGTCATCAGTGATTTTTCAACTGTCAAATCcaatggccttttaaaaaaatcctcatcCTGCCGTATCTGGCAATGTTGACTACTCTTCTTgctccttttccttttaaaatttacatgaaatgcTGGTAACAGCCAAATCTGTATTTCAGTTCTGACTTCTCTTCTGATttccagttttgtatttttcactgcCCCTAGTCAAATTCATTATCAGCACTTCTAAACCTGCCTCCAATCCCGGGACTTTTGAGCTAGTTATCACTAACTCAGTCACCCAAGCTTAAACCAAGGAGCTGTTCTTGACTTTTTCTATTCTCCATAGGGTGTCAAATCTTATATACTGGGTCTCCTAAAACATCTGAAATCTACCATCTCCTTCCTAGCCTCATCTTCTTGGGCCCTTAAATACCTTTTCCTAGATGAAGGCAGAACATTGAGACTAAATTCAACCCAGCACTACAGGTTgtattgtgttgtgttgtgttgagATTGCAGATGCGGCCTTGAAGCAATGGTAAAGggaaaagaatcagaaaattgGCTGCCATCGCTTCAGGCTGTGTACTTAGTTACGTGTCATCTGTATCTCTACTGCAACCCTTGCTAGAATGTGTGCTGGCTATGAGCAGGGTcattgtctgtcttgttcactgctagaTCCTCAGCACCTGGAACTATACCTGGAACACAGAAGGaagtcaagaaatatttatttaacgtTAAATAAATGAATCTCTGTAG
This DNA window, taken from Macaca fascicularis isolate 582-1 chromosome 6, T2T-MFA8v1.1, encodes the following:
- the POU5F2 gene encoding POU domain, class 5, transcription factor 2; the protein is MHRHPWPVTPSPPTGGRGLRGPVAVLKPRGPSVPTRAAAGAIPPMAGHRPSNHFFPLPGSGGGGPRGPVPLRVDTLTWLSTQAAPGRVMVWPAVRPGVCPDPEVWRISPAPRPHEFRGWIAPCRPRLGAGEAGDWLRSPSEGALPGPYIALRSIPKLPLPEDVSGILKELQQLAKELRRKRLSLGYSQADVGIAVGVLFGKVLSQTTVCRFEAQQLSLANMWKLRPLLKKWLEEVEAENLLGLCKMEMILQQSRKWRRASRERRIGNSLEKFFQRCPKPTPQQISHIAGCLQLQKDVVRVWFYNRSKMGSRSTNDASPREVVGTAGPPCPGAPVCFHLGLGVPMDIPHYTPLYSAGVAHSSAAATAVGLLRL